The sequence below is a genomic window from Apodemus sylvaticus chromosome 6, mApoSyl1.1, whole genome shotgun sequence.
CAGGAGCATGCCGGTGGCTCGGGTGCTGCCTGCTGTGAAGGGAGGTGAGTGTCATGTGTGCGGCTCAGGACGCAGCCTTTGTTAGAGACATGCAGAGACGCCATGTGCAGAGACTGGAGGGGTATACACTCAGCTTGAGGGCCCCGGGGGCAGGATAAACGGATGTGTGACATAGGACTGCTCCCCAACAGTCCACAAACTGCCGGGCCATGCTCCTTCCTACCTTCCGAGGGCCAGcacacagacagacggacagacataCAGAACGAGCAGTGGAAGCACAGAAACTGCTTTAGGAATGGCCTGACCACCAGAAGATAAGCCAAGCAGACAGTTACATCCAACCCGGCTTCACAGCCAGAGATTGGCGCCTGCAGCCGAGCAGCCTGCTAACGCAGAGGTGAGGCCACTGCCCTGTCACGCACCGTTCTTCCAGGACTCTTGGCATCCCCCGGGTGCGGCAAGAGGCCAAGTCCCAGCTCCATCTCTGGGCTCTGACAAGCTGCTCTTTAATTTATGAGCTGCTTCAGGTCTGTCAGTGCAGCCTCACGTGATTGCTAACCTcctcatggagaccagaaggaaaATCTTTTGGGAAATAGCCTCCCTTTAATCAGACATTAATTCTAAAATCAAAGCAGTCTGAGTCCCACTGGCTAGTGGACTGAGTATGCAGACCATAGCCAGGAAGAGGCCTGACTGCCTTGTCTGCAAAACCTccggctgggggtgggggtgggggtggaggtgggctttacCCAGAGAGGCTTTCTGCTCTATAGTTCAAACGCTTCAAAATCCACCTGAAGGCCTGTGGCTGAGCCGCCTGACCCAAGCTGTCACACAGCTTCCTGTCTGGGCTATGTACCACCAGGTCTTGTACATAAATGTGCACTGCAACGTGGTCATGGCCACTGTTGGCTGTGGCTGTTCTGTGCTCTGTGTAGCCATAAAAATTTACCTCCCCAATGGGGGCTAGAGCGATGATTctgtagttaagagtactgactgcttttaCATAGGACCTAGGTTCATTTCCCACCTACAAATGATGGCTTACAGCCATTTATAACTTCAAGTCTAGGGGAGCTGGAACACGGTCCTGAGGCACTGGCATGTGCACGgtacgtgtacacacatgcagatatTCTTGACCTTTAGGCTCCCCAGGGGGCGGGCTGTCCCGGAAGAGGCCGGGGAGTTGAACATCTGGCTCGAGGGGATCTCCCCTCAGCTTAGCTTAAGGCCCCGTGACCTCAAGTACCTCCCTCCCTGCTGCTGCGTTCTGTCAGCTGGGCCTCTAGTGACAGACGGAGGAGCCGGGAGGCAGGGACCCCGGAGGCCAGTGAGTGAGCTAAGCTACTGGGCAGTGATGAAGCCCACTCTGGGCCGATTCTGCCAGCTGCCAGCCCTGCATAACTTCCTCCGGAAGAGCCGAGCACACTGTCCTCAGGACACTGACTTGGGCTTTAAAGGCTCCTACACTGAACCTAGTATCCCTTGTAATCAGAGGTGACCCCAAGTTTCAGAATACACCCCAAGAGTTCTGTAGAAGCAAAGGGGCCAGAGGAGGAGCAGGCATTGGCAGCATGCTGGGAGGACTGGCCAGGGAGGACGGAGGCTGACcttcagaggcaggcaggctcCCCAGGAGGCTGGTGTAAGTGTCAATGTCTTTTTCTACTTGAAGGTAGGCGGGcagtgcaaagaagaaacaaccaaGAGTCAGTCAGGAAATGAAAAGTCAGATGCGTTAGGCCAGATGTGCAAGTTCAGAATGTGCGATGCGTGGTTCGGCTGACGGAGTCGGGCTGAGCTAAGAGCACTGAGCTCACCAAGGAGTGAGGCGGGCGGGGCCTGGGCTGCACAGGCGCCTGCAGGGGAGGCAGTGTGAGCAGACCCGCAGCAGGCTCCTGAGGAGCCGCTGCCTCTGCACACCTCGTCTGGAACCTCAGACAGCGTCACAGGAAATCATGGACAGCAGGCAGCTCTCCTCATCTCCTCTCCACTCACCTGGTGGGCTCTAAAGTTACTGACTTTCACAAGCCATCTTGGGACCAAGCGCAGTACCTCCTGGTGCCCACATAGGTACTAGACCGCTCCCTCCTGCTCAGGAAAGGCATGTACCTCCAGGAGTGAAGCCTTCTGTGAGAATCTGGACAGTACAGACATGTGCAATCTCGATTTCAAGATGACTGTCTCCATCCAGAACCAAGCATCTGtaacaaaaaaaaggaagactcGTAAGACTGAGGCCTGAAGCTTATGCCAGCACTGGCCGGGGCTGGGGGACAGCTGCTCTTACCTCTGGTTGTTGGAAAGGCGGCAAACCATGGCCTCAGGCTTCTCCAAGTCCCCAAAAGTAACGAGGAAGGGAGCTccttggaaaacaaaaccaaagcacatatgACACACTGCTTCCCCTGACGGCCACCAGACAGACCCACACTTAGGACAGAAAGCTCTCCTGCACTACCACACGGGAAAAGACAGGCTGATACAAATGACAGCTTTGTGTCAGGGCCCCTTTGGTTAGGCAAGAGGGCCTTGCTCGGAGACCGGAgaggctcaggggttaagagcaggGTTCTCTCAAAGGACCCGGAATCAATACCCAGCACACACTGTGCTCAGatctgcctggaactccagttccaggggaacggacgtccttttctgacctcagtaGACACGAGGCAGGcccatggtgcacagacataatgTAGGAAAATTACCCATCCACAGAAAGGCGTCGCTACACATACAAAGCTGGGAATTTTGTTACAACCTTTAAAGAAGGCAAGGAGGtgaggaattcaagtcccagacCAAACAACAGTAACCCTACTCTAGAGCAAAGCGGACAAGACCTAAGTGACACAGGGGCTGGCCCTCGCCTGCGGAGTGAATACAGGCCTACATCAGAGGGGCAGCGCAGCTTGGCAGTGCGGTGGGAGGCAGCTCCCTCCCAGAACTCTCCCTAGGTTCCTTATGGTTCAGAATCAGCTTCTGCACCTGCTACAGCTTGTCTCCAGGCCTCTCCTCTTAGGGCCATAGTCACACAAACCTGACTTCTAGTGACAGCCTTGCATCTGGGGACAGTACTGCTAGTCTAAGCTCCCCGTCCATTTGATGGCAGTGCCCAGAGGTCAGACATCCTAGAACATGTCCATCTCTGAAATCAGCTCTGGAGCTGCTTCTAAGTAGGTTCAAAAGAAAGCAGAGGAGGGCGAGACACACCGTCCCGGCGCGGGAAgtctcaagtgacagcaggtCCACTCGCCATGCTTGCTTACCGCTTAGGAGCACCTTCAGCTGCTTGTCATAAAACTCGGCCTCACGGTGGGACACCAGGGCACAGTCCGCACACTGGCGCACAGGGTCCACGAAGCACATACGCCTAAGTGGCACCTTCTGGCTGCAACACCTGTCGCAGAAGCATTTCCCGCAGCGGCGGCAGTGGTGCTGAGGAGGGGAAAGGTTGGGCAGTAGATAGGACCCCAGAATGCACCTGCACTGTGTGTCACTGAGAACACAGCAGAGCTCTGCCTCACTTGGAAAAATGGACCAGAAGAGCTTCTCTCTGTGGTGGGTGTGTAGGTTGTGCGTACTGCTAGAGACTGACCCCAGAGTCTTACACATCCTAGGTGAGCACTTCAAGCCCTCAACTCCTTGGCCCCCCTGCTGCCCAGCACAGGCTATTAGCCTCCTTGACAGGAGAGCTCAGTACTCTGTGGGGAGCTGGACCAGTGACTGAAGAGGGCATCCAAACAGCCCATAAGATCCAGCTCCTCTCAGGACCTGGGCTTTCCCTAGAAAGCACTCCGTCCGTCTACCAGGcctagccccaccccacccacacccaccacaGCCTCTGCTTACCTTTCTGGTGATAAAGTCAAACTTGGCATCACACTGCATACATCTTGGACACTAGGAAGGAACACGGCACAGAATTATACTCCAGTTCTGTCACTTGGCTGACAGCTGAGACAGGGTGAAGAGGTACCAGGAAAGGCTGCCGCGAGGCAGAGTGTGGAACAGCAAGGCGGACAGTCTACTGAGCTCGGGGTCTAGCTCAGCGGCCGGGTATGATCGCTCGGGCCGTAGCCCCAGGCTCTCAG
It includes:
- the Zfyve21 gene encoding zinc finger FYVE domain-containing protein 21 isoform X6 yields the protein MSSGVAARRDAKKLVRSPSGLRMVPEHRAFGSPFGLEEPQWVPDKECPRCMQCDAKFDFITRKHHCRRCGKCFCDRCCSQKVPLRRMCFVDPVRQCADCALVSHREAEFYDKQLKVLLSGAPFLVTFGDLEKPEAMVCRLSNNQRCLVLDGDSHLEIEIAHVCTVQILTEGFTPGGSTRATGMLLQYMVPGAEAATQLRLMSGEDSSGSKRQAAAWLAAMHKATKLLYESRDQ
- the Zfyve21 gene encoding zinc finger FYVE domain-containing protein 21 isoform X5 — its product is MSSGVAARRDAKKLVRSPSGLRMVPEHRAFGSPFGLEEPQWVPDKECPRCMQCDAKFDFITRKHHCRRCGKCFCDRCCSQKVPLRRMCFVDPVRQCADCALVSHREAEFYDKQLKVLLSGAPFLVTFGDLEKPEAMVCRLSNNQRCLVLDGDSHLEIEIAHVCTVQILTEGFTPGAGSTRATGMLLQYMVPGAEAATQLRLMSGEDSSGSKRQAAAWLAAMHKATKLLYESRDQ
- the Zfyve21 gene encoding zinc finger FYVE domain-containing protein 21 isoform X1; this encodes MSSGVAARRDAKKLVRSPSGLRMVPEHRAFGSPFGLEEPQWVPDKECPRCMQCDAKFDFITRKHHCRRCGKCFCDRCCSQKVPLRRMCFVDPVRQCADCALVSHREAEFYDKQLKVLLSGAPFLVTFGDLEKPEAMVCRLSNNQRCLVLDGDSHLEIEIAHVCTVQILTEGFTPGVEKDIDTYTSLLGSLPASEAGSTRATGMLLQYMVPGAEAATQLRLMSGEDSSGSKRQAAAWLAAMHKATKLLYESRDQ
- the Zfyve21 gene encoding zinc finger FYVE domain-containing protein 21 isoform X4 — translated: MSSGVAARRDAKKLVRSPSGLRMVPEHRAFGSPFGLEEPQWVPDKECPRCMQCDAKFDFITRKHHCRRCGKCFCDRCCSQKVPLRRMCFVDPVRQCADCALVSHREAEFYDKQLKVLLSGAPFLVTFGDLEKPEAMVCRLSNNQRCLVLDGDSHLEIEIAHVCTVQILTEGFTPGEKDIDTYTSLLGSLPASEGSTRATGMLLQYMVPGAEAATQLRLMSGEDSSGSKRQAAAWLAAMHKATKLLYESRDQ
- the Zfyve21 gene encoding zinc finger FYVE domain-containing protein 21 isoform X3 codes for the protein MSSGVAARRDAKKLVRSPSGLRMVPEHRAFGSPFGLEEPQWVPDKECPRCMQCDAKFDFITRKHHCRRCGKCFCDRCCSQKVPLRRMCFVDPVRQCADCALVSHREAEFYDKQLKVLLSGAPFLVTFGDLEKPEAMVCRLSNNQRCLVLDGDSHLEIEIAHVCTVQILTEGFTPGVEKDIDTYTSLLGSLPASEGSTRATGMLLQYMVPGAEAATQLRLMSGEDSSGSKRQAAAWLAAMHKATKLLYESRDQ
- the Zfyve21 gene encoding zinc finger FYVE domain-containing protein 21 isoform X2, producing MSSGVAARRDAKKLVRSPSGLRMVPEHRAFGSPFGLEEPQWVPDKECPRCMQCDAKFDFITRKHHCRRCGKCFCDRCCSQKVPLRRMCFVDPVRQCADCALVSHREAEFYDKQLKVLLSGAPFLVTFGDLEKPEAMVCRLSNNQRCLVLDGDSHLEIEIAHVCTVQILTEGFTPGEKDIDTYTSLLGSLPASEAGSTRATGMLLQYMVPGAEAATQLRLMSGEDSSGSKRQAAAWLAAMHKATKLLYESRDQ